A region from the Beduinella massiliensis genome encodes:
- a CDS encoding tripartite tricarboxylate transporter TctB family protein has product MFELIVNILLFLFLGFTFFTHVLEAPVPAKVANNPYALQPDVWPKTIIVLLMICLVVNMYKIIKKNRGKEDFTLKYFFASVPGFFKSKMFLGIVILVIASLVLELLGFMVTSALVLFFYGLLLGERKYARLVIASVLITLVLYIVFSGLLSVNLPRGTVPFLRNFALFLEGLIP; this is encoded by the coding sequence TTGTTTGAACTCATCGTCAACATTCTTCTGTTCTTATTCCTGGGCTTTACGTTCTTCACCCACGTGCTGGAGGCCCCCGTGCCCGCCAAGGTGGCCAACAACCCCTACGCCCTTCAACCGGACGTGTGGCCGAAGACCATCATCGTTCTGCTCATGATCTGCCTGGTGGTCAACATGTACAAGATCATCAAGAAGAACAGGGGGAAGGAAGATTTCACCCTCAAGTATTTCTTCGCCTCCGTTCCCGGCTTCTTCAAGAGCAAGATGTTCCTGGGCATCGTGATCCTGGTCATCGCCTCGCTCGTGCTGGAGCTGCTGGGCTTCATGGTGACCAGCGCGCTGGTGCTTTTCTTCTACGGCCTGCTGCTGGGCGAGCGCAAGTACGCGCGCCTCGTGATCGCGTCGGTGCTCATCACGCTCGTGCTGTACATCGTGTTCAGCGGCCTTCTGAGCGTCAACCTGCCGCGCGGCACCGTTCCCTTCCTGCGCAACTTCGCGCTCTTCCTCGAAGGGTTGATTCCATAA
- a CDS encoding helix-turn-helix domain-containing protein: protein MLSYRKLGVNIQKARLRRGLTQETVATSMGLTQNYYGRYERGEVRPSLNRLYEICVILSTPIEEMFRGTYDPKEFDEPLPPDMTVMGISRLIGGCSPKHKAVMYQLCEAIAALERDDVE, encoded by the coding sequence ATGCTATCGTATAGAAAGCTAGGCGTTAATATTCAAAAAGCTCGGCTCCGTCGCGGCTTGACACAGGAGACTGTTGCGACGAGCATGGGACTCACCCAAAACTACTATGGCCGATATGAACGGGGAGAGGTTCGACCTAGTTTAAACCGTCTATACGAGATTTGCGTGATTTTATCGACCCCCATAGAAGAAATGTTTCGTGGTACATATGATCCCAAAGAGTTCGACGAGCCTCTTCCGCCAGATATGACGGTGATGGGCATATCGCGTTTGATTGGTGGCTGTTCACCAAAGCATAAAGCGGTCATGTATCAACTATGTGAGGCCATTGCGGCACTTGAACGCGACGATGTAGAGTGA
- a CDS encoding LysR substrate-binding domain-containing protein: MNLKHASYVLAVLREGSITAAAKKLYVSQPSLSQTIKQVEQNLGAPIFDRATEPLALTYAGELYVKAVQQVMTISTNLQNEIEEMKKETHGRLRLGISIQRGLQLLPLVIPPFTRKYPHVKIELIEHGSDTLERLTTEGECDIALITTNEKPSALEYILLETEQLVLMADRSTDIAQRIPDGTPIDITEAASERFVCLCPGHSVRTIQDRLFQLHQMKPSILLESNSLEACKNVAARAGAVMICPYVYIAGSRDLLYRVHCYPIKNNDYERHFYLCYRRGLYFTRFMEDFLSIVRQQLGKSV; encoded by the coding sequence ATGAATCTAAAGCATGCGTCCTACGTATTGGCCGTGCTGCGCGAGGGCAGCATTACCGCGGCTGCCAAAAAGCTATACGTCTCTCAGCCCTCCCTCAGCCAGACGATCAAGCAGGTCGAGCAAAACCTCGGCGCGCCGATCTTCGACCGGGCGACCGAGCCGCTCGCCCTCACCTACGCGGGCGAGCTGTACGTCAAGGCCGTCCAGCAGGTGATGACCATTTCCACCAACCTACAAAATGAAATTGAGGAAATGAAAAAGGAGACGCACGGGCGATTGCGCCTGGGCATCTCCATTCAGCGCGGGCTGCAGCTGCTCCCGCTCGTCATCCCGCCGTTCACCCGCAAGTACCCGCACGTCAAGATCGAGCTGATCGAGCACGGCTCGGACACGCTGGAGCGCCTCACCACCGAGGGCGAGTGCGACATCGCGCTCATCACCACCAACGAAAAGCCCAGCGCGCTGGAATACATTCTGCTGGAAACCGAACAGCTGGTGCTGATGGCCGACCGCTCCACAGACATCGCCCAGCGCATCCCGGACGGCACGCCCATCGACATCACCGAGGCGGCTTCCGAGCGCTTCGTCTGCCTCTGCCCCGGTCACAGCGTGCGCACGATTCAGGACAGGCTTTTCCAGCTGCACCAGATGAAGCCCTCCATCCTACTCGAATCCAACAGCCTGGAGGCATGCAAGAACGTCGCCGCCCGCGCGGGCGCGGTGATGATCTGCCCGTACGTCTACATCGCGGGGTCCCGCGACCTGCTTTACCGCGTGCACTGCTACCCCATCAAGAACAACGATTACGAACGCCACTTTTACCTCTGCTACCGCAGGGGGCTCTACTTCACGCGCTTCATGGAGGACTTTCTTTCCATCGTCCGCCAGCAGCTCGGCAAGTCCGTTTAA
- the citC gene encoding [citrate (pro-3S)-lyase] ligase, with the protein MYELSRIYDSDRRARREMDALLEREGISRDQHLDYTVGLYDEDGELAATGSCFQQTLRCMAVDGRHRGEGLLAQIVTHLIEVEHERGYDHLFLYTKCDAARFFSDLGFSEIARVDGRVVFMENRRGAFARHLASLAPMKMPGAAAVVMNANPFTLGHQYLVERAAAENPRVFLFVLSEDASLVPFDARLSLVRSGTAHLKNVTVLPSGAYMISSATFPSYFLKEADLVTRAHARLDAAVFARIAAALGVTRRYVGEEPFSHTTQLYNEALCETLPPAGVECVVVPRKSGPEGPISASGVRRLIQSQGVPAIRPFVPDSTYAFFQSEAGQRVVSAICAAGDVTHH; encoded by the coding sequence ATGTACGAGCTTTCCCGCATCTACGACAGCGACAGGCGCGCGCGCCGCGAGATGGACGCTTTGCTCGAGCGCGAGGGAATTTCGCGCGATCAACACCTCGATTACACCGTCGGGCTTTACGACGAGGACGGCGAATTGGCCGCGACCGGCTCGTGTTTTCAGCAGACGCTGCGCTGCATGGCGGTGGATGGACGCCATCGCGGAGAGGGCCTGCTCGCCCAGATCGTCACGCACCTGATCGAGGTCGAGCACGAACGCGGTTACGACCACCTCTTCCTCTACACCAAGTGCGATGCCGCGCGCTTCTTTTCTGATCTGGGTTTTTCCGAAATCGCCCGGGTGGACGGCCGCGTCGTCTTCATGGAAAACCGGCGCGGCGCGTTTGCGCGCCACCTCGCCTCTCTCGCCCCGATGAAAATGCCCGGGGCGGCGGCGGTCGTGATGAACGCCAACCCCTTCACCCTCGGCCATCAATACCTGGTCGAGCGCGCGGCGGCGGAAAACCCCCGCGTCTTCCTCTTCGTCCTGTCGGAGGACGCGTCGCTCGTGCCGTTCGACGCACGCCTGTCCCTGGTGCGTTCCGGCACAGCGCACCTGAAAAACGTGACGGTGCTGCCCTCCGGGGCATACATGATCTCCAGCGCGACCTTTCCCTCCTACTTTCTAAAGGAAGCGGATCTGGTGACCCGCGCGCACGCACGGCTTGACGCGGCGGTCTTCGCGCGGATCGCCGCCGCGCTGGGGGTGACGCGCCGCTACGTGGGCGAAGAGCCCTTCTCCCATACGACACAATTATATAATGAAGCGCTGTGCGAGACGCTGCCCCCGGCGGGCGTCGAGTGCGTCGTCGTGCCGCGAAAGTCAGGGCCCGAAGGACCGATCAGCGCTTCCGGGGTGCGGCGGCTGATTCAATCCCAAGGCGTCCCCGCCATCCGTCCCTTCGTGCCCGACAGCACGTACGCGTTCTTTCAAAGCGAGGCGGGCCAACGCGTCGTTTCAGCAATTTGCGCGGCGGGCGACGTGACGCACCATTGA
- a CDS encoding aldolase/citrate lyase family protein: MAPNPNLKRLRRTMMFLSAQKPSLIKDAYIYGCDSLMFDLEDAVAENQKDAARFSLYHTLTTIDYGATERIVRINGLDTPHWKEDIRVCVAAGCDGIRIAKTERAQDVWDVVERIELAEKEFGKEPGSTLVMSALESPLGIINSYEICKAAPDRMLGVAISGGDYRRCLQTGVSKTGIEMIGGRAQMIISARAAGVQCFDTVFTDLDDMEGFRQEVIQNKEMGFDGKSLISPKQIKIVHEIFTPTQKEILRAEKIVRAVYENKAKGIGVFTVDGKMIDIAFLEGAERTIKLAKASGVYEGDL; encoded by the coding sequence ATGGCACCGAATCCGAATTTAAAGCGGCTTCGCCGTACGATGATGTTCCTTTCCGCGCAGAAGCCAAGCCTCATCAAGGACGCATACATTTATGGCTGCGACAGCCTGATGTTCGACCTGGAGGACGCCGTGGCGGAAAACCAGAAGGACGCGGCGCGCTTCTCGCTTTACCACACGCTGACGACGATCGACTACGGCGCCACCGAGCGCATCGTGCGCATCAACGGTCTGGACACGCCCCACTGGAAGGAAGACATCCGCGTTTGCGTGGCGGCGGGCTGCGACGGCATCCGCATCGCCAAGACGGAGCGCGCGCAGGACGTGTGGGACGTGGTGGAGCGCATCGAACTTGCGGAAAAGGAGTTTGGCAAAGAGCCCGGCTCCACGCTGGTCATGTCCGCGCTGGAAAGCCCGCTGGGCATCATCAACTCCTATGAAATCTGCAAGGCCGCGCCGGATCGCATGCTGGGCGTCGCCATCTCGGGCGGCGATTACCGCCGCTGCCTGCAGACGGGCGTCTCCAAGACCGGCATTGAAATGATCGGCGGGCGCGCGCAGATGATCATCTCCGCGCGCGCGGCAGGCGTGCAGTGCTTCGACACGGTCTTCACCGACCTGGACGACATGGAGGGCTTCCGTCAGGAGGTCATTCAGAACAAGGAAATGGGCTTTGACGGCAAGTCGCTCATCAGCCCTAAGCAGATCAAGATCGTCCACGAAATCTTCACCCCGACGCAGAAGGAGATTTTGCGCGCGGAGAAGATCGTGCGCGCCGTATACGAGAACAAGGCAAAGGGCATCGGCGTGTTCACGGTGGACGGCAAGATGATCGACATCGCATTCCTGGAGGGCGCCGAGCGCACGATCAAGCTGGCGAAGGCCTCCGGCGTGTATGAGGGGGATCTGTGA
- a CDS encoding tripartite tricarboxylate transporter substrate binding protein has translation MKKLVCLVLALVMMASMCLAASAEDWKFERKIDIVCPWGVGGGADSTIRPMAQLLSGILGVPVEVVNVEGAGGVNGVEYTYKQPADGYTFMLGTQSLFMQDMQGTTSMDFKTEFKPLSVLVHSINIIAASKKSLDQFGVTNWQELSEYVKANPYDVTVGMLTATGVDGASLAQAIEGMNLLEVSYASGSEVNSALVGGHCALSICGTDEISGLIESGDIVPLLALCENRMSVFPDMQCSGELGINSYMGPWRGIFAKTGTPQEACDALVAAIQQARESQEWKDFLHTAAYDERKIPAEGEELDAFVESEYKALSDYLKEQGVLTKDYYAE, from the coding sequence ATGAAGAAACTGGTATGTCTCGTACTGGCACTCGTCATGATGGCTTCCATGTGCCTGGCCGCGTCCGCGGAGGACTGGAAGTTCGAGCGCAAGATCGACATCGTGTGTCCGTGGGGCGTCGGCGGCGGCGCTGACTCCACCATCCGCCCGATGGCGCAGCTGCTCAGCGGCATCCTCGGCGTTCCGGTCGAAGTCGTGAACGTGGAAGGCGCGGGCGGCGTCAACGGCGTCGAGTACACCTACAAGCAGCCGGCCGACGGCTACACCTTCATGCTCGGCACGCAGAGCCTGTTCATGCAGGACATGCAGGGCACGACCTCTATGGACTTCAAGACCGAGTTCAAGCCGCTGAGCGTGCTGGTGCACTCGATCAACATCATCGCCGCTTCCAAGAAGAGCCTCGACCAGTTCGGCGTGACCAACTGGCAGGAGCTCTCCGAGTACGTGAAGGCGAATCCCTACGATGTTACCGTCGGCATGCTGACGGCGACCGGCGTGGACGGCGCATCGCTCGCGCAGGCGATCGAGGGCATGAACCTGCTGGAAGTCTCCTATGCGTCCGGTTCTGAGGTCAACTCCGCGCTGGTCGGCGGCCACTGCGCCCTCTCCATCTGCGGCACCGACGAAATTTCCGGCCTGATCGAGTCTGGCGACATCGTTCCGCTGCTGGCGCTGTGCGAGAACCGCATGAGCGTGTTCCCGGACATGCAGTGCTCCGGCGAGCTGGGCATCAACTCCTACATGGGCCCGTGGCGCGGCATCTTCGCGAAGACCGGCACCCCGCAGGAAGCCTGCGACGCCCTCGTCGCCGCGATTCAGCAGGCGCGCGAATCCCAGGAGTGGAAGGATTTCCTGCACACCGCCGCGTATGACGAGCGCAAAATCCCGGCCGAAGGCGAAGAACTGGATGCGTTCGTCGAGTCCGAGTACAAGGCGCTCTCCGATTACCTCAAGGAGCAGGGCGTGCTGACCAAGGACTACTACGCTGAGTAA
- the citD gene encoding citrate lyase acyl carrier protein: MQVLKPAVAGTLESSDVQISIEPGDAGIELTLRSSVINQYGRQIKATVLQTLDTLGVKDARVDVVDKGALDCTIKARVECAVYRAAGVTEGYPWGGAIR, translated from the coding sequence ATGCAGGTATTGAAACCGGCAGTCGCAGGCACGCTCGAATCCAGCGACGTTCAGATTTCCATCGAACCGGGCGACGCGGGCATCGAGCTGACGCTGCGCTCGAGCGTAATCAACCAATACGGACGCCAGATCAAGGCGACCGTGCTCCAAACGCTGGACACCCTGGGCGTGAAGGACGCGCGCGTGGACGTGGTGGACAAGGGCGCGCTGGACTGCACGATCAAGGCGCGCGTGGAGTGCGCCGTGTATCGCGCCGCGGGCGTGACCGAGGGCTATCCGTGGGGAGGTGCGATCAGGTAA
- the citX gene encoding citrate lyase holo-[acyl-carrier protein] synthase, whose amino-acid sequence MEERLYGCPVGVADMMEAREGRAAAQRRLVRAHGAPLVCLTMNIAGPVKVTREIERAFENALEEIEAQILREGYVRAREQVRAVTGLEAFFVVAGVGVQLLKRLMCEVEDASRVGRLLDADVIGLDGEKLSRTDVGLPVRRCLLCGEEAPLCARSRAHSAEALFSRAEEIIREDLSARYARRVGQSAQRALLYEAAVTPKPGLVDRANSGAHRDMDFFTFLDSAAVLPSYFENCAREGIRLHSRRPAEVFEALQRRGARAERAMLAATGGVNTHKGAIFSLGVVCGALGMLYGRRSGELEGAEADDVLALCGEMTHEAVCKKLSSLTLENARTFGERLYVEHGLAGVRGEAAAGFPSVARASLPAFRAALAAGRSVNDAGVAALLALMANAEDSNVIRRGGLARARALMREAQTAHVPDVEAMDRRLIEENISPGGCADLLAVTFLLYFLLEE is encoded by the coding sequence ATGGAGGAGAGGCTATACGGATGCCCGGTCGGCGTCGCGGACATGATGGAGGCGCGGGAGGGGCGCGCCGCTGCGCAAAGGCGGCTTGTGCGGGCGCACGGCGCACCGCTCGTGTGCCTGACGATGAACATCGCGGGCCCCGTGAAGGTGACGCGGGAGATCGAGCGGGCGTTTGAAAACGCCCTGGAGGAAATCGAGGCCCAGATCCTGCGCGAGGGGTACGTGCGCGCGCGGGAGCAGGTGCGGGCGGTTACGGGGCTCGAGGCGTTTTTTGTCGTCGCGGGGGTCGGCGTGCAGCTGCTCAAGCGCCTGATGTGCGAAGTGGAAGACGCGTCGCGGGTCGGGCGCCTGCTCGACGCGGACGTGATCGGGCTGGATGGGGAAAAGCTCTCCCGTACGGACGTGGGCCTGCCGGTTCGGCGCTGCCTGCTGTGCGGAGAGGAAGCGCCACTGTGCGCCCGGAGCCGCGCGCACAGCGCGGAGGCGCTCTTTTCGCGCGCGGAGGAGATCATTCGCGAGGATTTGTCGGCACGCTATGCGCGCCGGGTTGGACAAAGCGCGCAGCGGGCGCTGCTGTACGAGGCGGCGGTGACGCCTAAGCCCGGTCTGGTGGATCGCGCGAACAGCGGCGCGCACCGGGACATGGACTTCTTTACATTTCTGGACAGCGCGGCGGTGCTGCCTTCCTATTTTGAAAATTGCGCGCGCGAGGGAATACGCCTGCACAGCCGCCGCCCGGCGGAGGTGTTCGAGGCGCTGCAGCGGCGCGGAGCGCGCGCGGAGCGGGCGATGCTCGCGGCGACGGGCGGCGTAAACACGCACAAGGGCGCGATCTTTTCCCTCGGCGTCGTCTGCGGGGCGCTGGGCATGCTGTACGGCAGACGGTCCGGGGAGTTGGAAGGGGCCGAAGCGGACGACGTGCTCGCCCTCTGCGGCGAGATGACGCACGAGGCCGTCTGCAAAAAGCTGTCCTCTCTGACCCTGGAGAACGCGCGCACGTTCGGGGAACGCCTGTATGTGGAGCACGGGCTTGCGGGCGTGCGGGGCGAGGCGGCGGCGGGCTTTCCCTCCGTAGCGCGGGCGTCGCTGCCCGCCTTTCGCGCGGCGCTCGCGGCGGGAAGAAGCGTGAACGACGCGGGCGTCGCGGCGCTGCTCGCCCTGATGGCGAACGCCGAGGACTCCAACGTCATCCGCCGCGGAGGGCTTGCGCGGGCGCGGGCGCTTATGCGCGAGGCGCAGACGGCGCATGTCCCGGATGTGGAGGCAATGGACCGCAGGCTGATCGAGGAAAACATCAGCCCGGGCGGCTGCGCGGATCTGCTGGCGGTGACCTTCCTGCTGTACTTCCTGCTGGAGGAATGA
- a CDS encoding helix-turn-helix transcriptional regulator, translating to MPISYKVIGSHLRQVRKKAGLTQATVAERLDISAKHYGHIERGARPISLDMLGQLCALYAIPLEALVKGALVDVPLAEINGETMADHQIAGIINMMQGCDAKTLDLLMEIVDSVTRFTKA from the coding sequence GTGCCTATATCTTACAAGGTAATAGGAAGTCATCTTAGGCAAGTACGTAAGAAGGCGGGGCTAACGCAAGCGACGGTGGCCGAACGGCTTGATATTTCCGCAAAGCATTACGGACATATTGAACGTGGAGCTCGACCGATTTCTTTAGATATGTTGGGACAGCTTTGTGCTCTATATGCCATTCCGCTGGAAGCATTAGTAAAAGGTGCGTTGGTAGACGTGCCATTAGCAGAAATAAATGGAGAGACAATGGCAGATCATCAAATCGCCGGGATAATTAATATGATGCAGGGCTGTGATGCGAAAACATTGGATTTGCTTATGGAGATTGTGGATTCCGTAACTCGTTTCACTAAGGCGTAG
- a CDS encoding TipAS antibiotic-recognition domain-containing protein produces MELSIQAFSRLAGVSARTLRYYDEIGLFTPLRVNSSGYRIYGDHQLEALRRIALYRSYGMSLEAIARLLNAPDAALREALSSQHAALLAERARLDRMIGSLEQMLLQEEGTSMNREKMIEENEARYGAEIREKYGDNAVNASNKRLKGLSDADIQRMEHLSVQIVERLQNAVRTGVLPGGEEGRAIAALHREWLGFTWPSYTPQAHLGLAQMYVSDPRFTAYYDREVPGCAAFLLEAVAALTEE; encoded by the coding sequence ATGGAACTGAGCATACAGGCTTTCAGCCGTTTAGCCGGCGTCAGCGCGCGCACGCTGCGCTATTACGACGAAATCGGGCTCTTCACACCCCTGCGCGTCAATTCCTCCGGCTATCGAATATACGGCGACCATCAGTTGGAAGCGCTGCGCCGAATCGCCCTTTACCGCTCCTACGGCATGAGCCTGGAGGCGATCGCGCGGCTGCTGAACGCGCCGGACGCGGCGCTACGCGAAGCGCTTTCCAGCCAGCATGCGGCGCTCCTTGCGGAGCGCGCACGCCTTGACCGGATGATCGGCAGCCTGGAACAAATGCTCCTGCAGGAAGAAGGAACCAGCATGAACCGTGAAAAGATGATCGAAGAGAACGAAGCGCGTTACGGCGCGGAAATCAGGGAAAAATACGGAGATAATGCCGTGAACGCCAGCAATAAACGGCTGAAGGGCCTATCCGACGCGGACATTCAGCGCATGGAGCATCTGTCTGTTCAAATCGTCGAGCGCCTTCAAAACGCCGTTCGCACGGGCGTTTTGCCCGGCGGAGAAGAGGGGCGGGCCATCGCCGCCCTGCACCGGGAATGGCTCGGTTTTACCTGGCCTTCCTATACGCCGCAGGCGCACCTGGGCCTCGCGCAGATGTACGTCTCCGACCCGCGCTTCACCGCCTACTACGACAGGGAAGTCCCCGGATGCGCGGCATTCCTGCTGGAAGCCGTCGCGGCCCTCACAGAAGAATGA
- a CDS encoding tripartite tricarboxylate transporter permease: protein MSTMELLASGFSVVFQPQMFIMVILAVILGTIFGALPGVSATMAVALGLTFTYTMDPIPAIVFLVAIYCSSITGGSITAILFKIPGVPSSAPTTFDGYPMAQRGEAGKALGVALIASAIGGLFSALCMFLLSQPLTAAALQFGPSDLFAVTFMGLSILTCLDGDNVLKTVISGLLGLLLACIGQDKMYAVQRMTFGSKQLLAGVEMIPVLIGLFAVTEVLKQTNKKDRLNAKDGVGGGKVNTKMPSFKELWGIKWLMARCSVVGTVVGILPGAGATIASFLCYTMENKVSKHPEKFGTGIIDGVAASEAANNAATGGAMVPLLSLGIPGGNAAAVMMSALVLKGVQLGPLLLVNQPTYLSATFASMIITNIVMVVVAIGIAKVFAQILSIPYSFLGPIIIMLAVIGSYATQMSIADVQIMVIAGILGIVVKVCHFNSAALVLGLVLGGMCESNFSRAYTMMRGSLKDMFVRPIAGPIMIFCVVMLLWPVVMPMIKKHRASKDGQTDAKA, encoded by the coding sequence ATGAGTACGATGGAACTTCTGGCTTCCGGCTTTAGCGTCGTCTTTCAACCTCAAATGTTCATCATGGTCATCCTGGCGGTCATTTTGGGCACGATCTTCGGCGCGCTGCCCGGCGTCAGCGCTACGATGGCGGTCGCGCTGGGCCTGACCTTTACCTATACCATGGATCCGATCCCGGCGATCGTCTTCCTGGTCGCTATTTACTGCTCTTCCATCACCGGCGGTTCGATCACGGCCATCCTGTTCAAGATTCCGGGCGTGCCGTCCTCCGCGCCGACGACGTTCGATGGATATCCCATGGCGCAGCGCGGCGAGGCCGGCAAGGCGCTGGGCGTGGCGCTGATCGCGTCCGCCATCGGCGGCCTGTTCTCCGCGCTGTGCATGTTCCTGCTCAGCCAGCCGCTGACCGCGGCCGCGCTGCAGTTCGGGCCGAGCGACCTGTTCGCCGTGACCTTCATGGGCCTTTCGATCCTCACCTGCCTGGACGGCGATAACGTTCTGAAAACCGTCATCTCCGGCCTGCTGGGCCTGCTGCTGGCCTGTATCGGCCAGGATAAGATGTACGCCGTGCAGCGCATGACGTTCGGCAGCAAGCAGCTGCTCGCGGGCGTCGAGATGATCCCCGTGCTGATCGGCCTCTTCGCCGTAACCGAGGTGCTCAAGCAGACGAACAAGAAGGATCGCCTGAACGCCAAGGACGGCGTCGGCGGCGGCAAGGTCAACACGAAGATGCCCTCCTTCAAGGAGCTGTGGGGCATCAAGTGGCTGATGGCGCGCTGCTCCGTCGTGGGCACCGTGGTCGGCATCCTGCCGGGCGCGGGCGCGACGATCGCTTCCTTCCTGTGTTATACGATGGAGAACAAGGTCTCCAAGCACCCTGAAAAGTTCGGTACCGGCATCATCGACGGCGTCGCGGCCTCTGAGGCGGCGAACAACGCCGCGACCGGCGGCGCGATGGTTCCGCTGCTCTCTTTGGGCATCCCGGGCGGCAACGCCGCGGCGGTCATGATGTCCGCGCTCGTCCTCAAGGGCGTGCAGCTGGGGCCGCTGCTCCTCGTGAACCAGCCGACCTATCTTTCCGCGACGTTCGCTTCCATGATCATCACCAACATCGTCATGGTCGTCGTCGCGATCGGCATCGCGAAGGTGTTCGCGCAGATCCTCTCCATTCCGTATTCCTTCCTGGGGCCGATCATCATCATGCTGGCGGTCATCGGTTCCTACGCGACCCAGATGAGCATCGCGGACGTTCAGATCATGGTCATCGCGGGCATACTGGGCATCGTCGTCAAGGTTTGCCACTTCAACAGCGCCGCGCTGGTGCTCGGCCTTGTGCTGGGCGGCATGTGCGAATCCAACTTCTCCCGCGCTTATACGATGATGCGCGGCAGCCTGAAGGACATGTTCGTCCGCCCGATCGCGGGCCCGATCATGATCTTCTGCGTCGTGATGCTGCTCTGGCCGGTCGTCATGCCGATGATCAAAAAGCACAGGGCTTCCAAGGACGGCCAGACGGACGCAAAGGCGTAA
- a CDS encoding glycoside hydrolase family 43 protein: protein MKTIEFPFQAADPFLLRDTDGRFYLYCTREDGEGVSVRRSENLTVWEDLGIAMGPSRSRWGVSCFWAPECYRIRGRYYLFYSANWRENPNEEEENFRIGVAVSDKPEGPFEDISDKPVFDPGYPIIDANVYEEDGRYYLYYSRCCYKHRVGEWEESWIYGVELRPDFSGVIGEPKALLLPEQEWENRSAASTGRRWNEGSYLFKRGDTYYITYSANFFGGPDYAVGYATAQSPLGPFVKAPENPILARGGHVTGTGHSCMAKLDGEEMCIVYHGRTEQTGDARVGFLSPVRFDEAGRLVVER, encoded by the coding sequence TTGAAGACGATTGAGTTTCCTTTTCAGGCGGCGGACCCCTTTCTCCTGCGGGATACCGACGGACGGTTCTACCTCTACTGCACCCGCGAGGACGGCGAAGGGGTCAGCGTGCGCCGTTCGGAAAATCTGACCGTTTGGGAGGATTTAGGAATCGCCATGGGCCCTTCGCGGTCGCGCTGGGGCGTGAGCTGCTTCTGGGCTCCGGAGTGCTATCGCATCCGCGGCCGCTATTACCTCTTTTACAGCGCGAACTGGCGCGAAAACCCGAATGAAGAAGAGGAAAACTTCCGCATCGGCGTCGCCGTATCGGACAAGCCGGAGGGGCCGTTTGAAGACATCTCGGACAAGCCGGTCTTCGATCCGGGCTACCCGATCATCGACGCGAACGTGTACGAAGAGGACGGGCGCTATTATCTCTACTATTCGCGCTGCTGCTACAAGCACCGCGTGGGCGAATGGGAAGAAAGCTGGATCTACGGCGTCGAGCTGCGGCCGGACTTTTCGGGCGTCATCGGCGAACCGAAGGCGCTCCTCCTGCCGGAGCAGGAATGGGAAAACCGTTCCGCCGCCTCGACCGGCCGCCGCTGGAACGAGGGCTCCTACCTCTTTAAGCGCGGCGATACGTACTACATCACCTACTCGGCCAATTTCTTCGGCGGCCCGGATTACGCGGTGGGCTATGCCACAGCCCAATCGCCGCTGGGGCCGTTCGTCAAGGCGCCCGAAAACCCCATTCTGGCGCGCGGCGGGCACGTCACCGGCACGGGCCACAGCTGCATGGCGAAGCTGGACGGCGAAGAAATGTGCATCGTCTATCACGGCCGCACGGAACAGACAGGCGACGCGCGCGTTGGCTTCCTGTCCCCCGTTCGCTTCGACGAGGCAGGGCGGCTGGTCGTCGAGCGCTAA